In one Zalophus californianus isolate mZalCal1 chromosome 10, mZalCal1.pri.v2, whole genome shotgun sequence genomic region, the following are encoded:
- the GJC3 gene encoding gap junction gamma-3 protein, producing the protein MCGRFVRQLLAEESRHSTIVGRLLLPVLLGFRLVLLAASGTGIYGDEQSEFVCHTQQAGCKAACYDTFHPFSPLRFWAFQVILVAVPSALYMGFTLYHLIWHWEESGKVKEETLLRQGEKSRDDASGPGSPRLLWAYVAQLGVRLVLEGAALGVQYHLYGFKMPSSFACRREPCLGSITCYLSRPFEKTIFLKTMFGVSGLCLLFTLLELVLLGLVRWWRTWKHKSPPSNYSPAAESTKKHKEPTDSFPVVEAKEQFREAEL; encoded by the exons ATGTGCGGCAGGTTCGTGAGGCAGCTGTTGGCTGAAGAGAGCAGGCATTCCACCATCGTGGGGCGTCTCCTGCTGCCGGTGCTCCTGGGATTCCGCCTCGTGCTGCTGGCTGCCAGTGGGACCGGGATCTATGGCGATGAGCAGAGTGAATTCGTGTGTCACACGCAGCAGGCAGGCTGCAAGGCCGCCTGCTACGATACCTTCCATCCCTTCTCCCCACTGCGCTTCTGGGCCTTCCAGGTCATCTTGGTGGCTGTGCCCAGTGCCCTCTACATGGGTTTTACTCTGTACCATCTGATCTGGCATTGGGAAGAATCAGGAAAGGTGAAGGAGGAGACTCTGCTCCGCCaaggggagaagagcagagacGACGCTTCAGGGCCGGGAAGCCCCAGGCTGCTCTGGGCCTATGTGGCACAGCTGGGGGTGCGGCTGGTCCTTGAGGGGGCAGCCTTGGGGGTGCAGTACCATCTGTATGGCTTCAAGATGCCCAGCTCCTTTGCATGTCGTCGGGAGCCTTGCCTTGGCAGTATAACCTGTTATCTCTCCCGCCCTTTTGAGAAGACCATCTTCCTAAAGACCATGTTTGGGGTCAGTGGGCTCTGTCTCTTGTTTACTCTTTTGGAGCTTGTACTCCTGGGCCTGGTGAGATGGTGGAGGACCTGGAAGCACAAATCTCCTCCTTCTAACTACTCCCCAGCTGCAGAGAGCACCAAAAAACACAAGGAACCGACTGACAGCTTCCCAGTGGTGGAAGCCAAAGAGCAGTTCCGAGAAGCAG AGTTATGA